The genomic DNA TAAGGAGTTAATGAATTTTAAAGGAGGCTTGTGCAGAAAGATTGATTAAAACAACAGCGTGGAGTGTGAAAATTCAAGCGAACTGTGAACTAAAACTCCTTTTTATAATTTGGCCAGAGGAGGATAGCATGATTTCTGATTGTTAAGCAGCAAATAAGCTGATACGCTCCACCCTGAATAATCGCTTTTAAATCACTTTGTTAATGCGTCTGTCGGAAATGGAAATTCCCGGCTGATAAGGTATCTCGAAAGCAGCATGAGTTCATCTTCTCAGGCATCTGGCCTCTGTTTGAATGTAAATCTCATTCAGATTTAAATAATCTCGTCAGGCTGACGGTATCAATGGCGGGGTGGGGGGTCCGGGAGTGAGCGTAGTGCTTTGTGCTATCATGGCCTCAAATTTAAGTTacggattaaaaaaaaacctcagagtttgaaatgaaatgcatctACAGGCTGAAATAAATGTAATCtccaaaattaataaatgctgATCAATTTCTAGATTAATAGATTTTTCATCTTGCCCAAAACATGTCAGAAAAAAGCGAAGCTTGGTTGGCGTCCCACAGCTCAAATCATCGTGTTGAAATTGCAATTTTAATTCAATCTTAAGTCTCAGACTCAAATATAAtcagtttattgtcatatttaaaaacaacaacaacaacaaagcctcATCGTTCAAACATCTAGAACCAGAGTATGTTTAAAAATGACTAAGGCTGTGAATCAGTTATCACATTACCTGGCGATTGAATAATAAACCTAATGTAACCCTTTCTTCAGCGAAATACAAATTCATTAAATTATGATCAAATTCAAGATTTCTGTCTCAACATACATACGCAAatctacacacacgcacacacacacaatcaattcATTCAACAAACATATTTATGGACAGTGTGCAATCTGGGAAATGTGCAATTATGGACAATGTACAATCATTACTAGCATAACCATACTTTCACGTTTAAAGTATAATCTTTTTGAAACTTTATTACAATACGGATAAGGTTTGACTGATGTATATTCATAAATTATTGCATTTGGTTACCATGGGAGAAAAagatattcatatatttttttaaacattgtttattttattaagaTTTCCCGGATACACAGAATACAAACTCCTAGTCAATAATCATCtaatgaatcaataataaaCTCAGAAATCAGAAGTCAGAATAATAGTGAAGTCAATAATTACAAAGATCAGTGTTTCTACCtcatcatcattttcttcatccatcatcatcatcatcatcatcttcttcttcttcttcatccatcatCAAAGCTCCTCTCGCAGCGACACTCACGAGCCCAGCTGACGAGCCCTTCCGCCATCGTGCGTGTGTCGCTTCCACACATGCCCGGCACTTCCGGTTTTGCGTGCTGACGTTTTTTCgcaggaatgtgtgtgatttGCCGGTTTCGCAGCAGGAAGGTCGACGACGACGCCGGGGAAGCGAGGCCGCCTCCCATCCGGTATAAAAGCCCCCGGTCGTGGCCCggtcttcctctttctgttacCTGGCGAGGGGCAGCAGCGTCgaacactcacacaaaacaccGGTAAGTTGGAGCTTTGATTCGTAAAGCCGAGGCGGCGGGGCCCCGGAGGACAGGGCCGTTAATCTGTCTCCTAAATGTCACTGCGAGTGAGAGTCTGTCGGGTTTTTTTTACGTTGTGTGTAGTTTTTAAATCGGaaatttggttttttttctccccccgttATGTAACTTCACACTAAcctgtggatttttttgtccCCTCGATGGAATTGGCCTTTGAagttatatttttcaaatgaacgTCGACGTCTTCAGCGCATTGGTTTAGTTTTAATCGATGATATTGAACAAAAAAACGAGGTttttgagagaggatgaaggagggaaaCGGAACAAAGAGGTGGCTGCTGAAAAGCAGAGATCCGCGGATGCTGgaatggaatttttttcttccgtctCTTTTCCTTCGCCAACGAAACAACTGCCCGAGGGTGTCCGATGACAGGTGTCGGGGAGTCCGGACGAGAGGGCTTCTGCATATTTGGCGATCTTTGTAACTTAACACGACGTGGCCCCGCGGAGGAACACGTGTCTCGGCTGGACTGTGGCCCGGGTGAGGCCTACTAGCCCCCCGCGGGCCTTTCTGGACCGATACATCTTATGAGAATATCGCTGCCCGTTTATTTTCCAGTTTGTTCTGTTAAGTGTGAGCTACTAAATGGtcgcacttaaaaaaaaaatatatacatacaataatGGACTATTTAAGCCGTGTCAGAACTGAACCTGTGCCACGATGTCGTGGGTTCATTGAACGCCACACTGCCGTGTCCTCTCGGTTTGCCCTCAAACGCAACAGGACGATGAGTTAAACCGTTATTTAACCGGAGCTAATGGCCGCCTCTCTTTTCTTGCGACAGAAACTACAACAATGGGAAAGGAAAAGATCCACATCAACATCGTGGTCATTGGCCATGTCGACTCCGGCAAGTCCACCTCCACCGGCCACTTGATCTACAAGTGCGGCGGCATCGACAAGAGGACCATCGAGAAGTTCGAGAAGGAAGCCGCCGAGGTGAGTCATGGAACCGGACAGTATTCTTTTATCTAACTTGCTGTTATAATGAAATCCAAGATGGCGGCTACAGCGTGCTTGTCCCCCTGAGCTGAGCTGTAGCAGTCGGGAGCGCGCACGTCGGGTGGGGCCTTGCGTGACTGTGCACTCCAGTCCGACTAGGCCTCAGGGTGCCTATTTTAACATTGTGCACCGGATACACAGAATACTCTGGATTAACGGGACTTCATAGACTTTTGCCTTTTACAGAACTCTGTTTGAATCTAAATATTATGTATCTATATTGTACTATGCAGTGTTTTGAGTTCATATAGcacaaattttgttttttacatgagGGAGCTGAAGTGATCCCTTTTAACAATTGCAATGTACTGCATTCAATGATAGTTTGATGATGaatataatatgaaaaattataataacaaagTTACAGTTCAGGCTGtaaatgaaaaggttttgtgAATAGATGTCTCCTAGATTTAAGATGGGAGTTCAAATTAAACTACCTAAACCCAATATGTTATTGCATCTAATCATTTTAGAACCCGTAAGGATTCTTTTTGAACAATTTTATATTCCAAAACATTTGTCAACAGTGTCCATGGTTTTCTTATTTCAAGTGATTATTTGACACCAAAGCCTGTGTAGTGTCCTCTTATACAACCTgcattgcatttgtttttgctaACAAACTTGACTGTTCCTCCACAGATGGGCAAGGGCTCCTTCAAGTACGCCTGGGTGCTGGACAAACTGAAGGCCGAGCGTGAGCGTGGTATCACCATTGACATCGCTCTGTGGAAGTTTGAGACCGCCAAGTACTACGTGACCATCATCGATGCCCCCGGACACAGGGACTTCATCAAGAACATGATCACTGGTACTTCTCAGGTAAATAAGCATTTTTAATCTTCCCCGAACCGACTCCCCACTCAATATTAATAGGTGAAAGTTTGACCCAAGTTCTCCCCTGTGTAGGCTGACTGCGCTGTGCTGATCGTCGCTGCCGGTGTTGGTGAGTTCGAGGCCGGTATTTCCAAGAACGGCCAGACCCGTGAGCACGCCCTGCTGGCCTTCACCCTCGGCGTGAAGCAGCTCATCGTTGGTGTCAACAAGATGGACTCCACTGAGCCCCCTTACAGCCAGGCCCGTTTCGAGGAGATCACTAAGGAAGTGAGCACGTACATCAAGAAAATCGGCTACAACCCCGCCACCGTTGCCTTTGTCCCCATCTCTGGATGGCACGGAGACAACATGCTGGAGGCCAGCTCAAAGGTGAGCAGTCAAGTTTAAGTTCTTCCAATAACCAAAAGGTCTCGGCTTCCCCCAGGCTGCATGTCAAAGTGACCTTGAGATGACTTGAACATAAATGCAGCCCATTTACCATTGAGCAATGCTTAACTTCTACTTTGCATTTGTAGATGGCCTGGTTCAAGGGATGGAAGGTTGAGCGCAAGGACGGTAATGGCAGTGGAACCACACTGCTGGAAGCTCTTGATGCCATCCTGCCACCTTCCCGCCCCACCGACAAGCCCCTCCGTCTGCCCCTGCAGGATGTCTACAAAATCGGCGGTAAGAAATGatcatgtttttaaatcaaaattggTAGTATTAATGGCAACTGCTCCATTTAAGTATctgaaatacttaaaaaaaccaaTTCACTTTTCACAGGTATTGGAACTGTACCCGTCGGCCGTGTTGAAACTGGTCTTCTGAAGCCTGGCATGGTTGTTACCTTCGCTCCCCCTTGCCTGACCACTGAGGTGAAGTCTGTGGAGATGCACCACGAGTCTCTGCCAGAGGCTGTCCCCGGCGACAACGTTGGCTTCAACATCAAGAACGTTTCCGTCAAGGAAATCCGTCGTGGCTACGTGGCTGGAGACAGCAAGAACGATCCACCCAAGGGCGCTGACAACTTCAATGCCCAGGTTGGTATTGTGGAAATGAACAGATGGACTTGGTGTTATTGATAACGATGCATTTGGCAGGCTAATAACTCAAAATGTGTCCACAGGTCATCATCCTGAACCACCCTGGCCAGATCAACGCTGGATACGCCCCAGTGCTGGATTGCCACACCGCTCACATTGCCTGCAAGTTCAGGGAGCTCATCGAGAAGATCGACCGTCGTTCCGGCAAGAAGCTTGAGGATGCACCCAAGTTTGTCAAGTCTGGAGATGCTGCCATTGTCAACCTGGTTCCACAGAAGCCCATGGTTGTGGAGCCCTTCTCCAGCTACCCTCCCCTTGGTAAGTTTTGCTTAAACTCCACTTCTTACAATGTAGAAATGTTTTAGTACACTTCGTAATTACACAACAAAATGATGAGACCAATGCTCATTGCCTAACCTTCCTTTCACAGGTCGTTTTGCCGTGCGTGACATGAGGCAGACCGTGGCTGTGGGTGTCATCAAGGCTGTTGAGTTCAAGGACGTTTCCGGAAAGACAACCAAGGCTGCAGAGAAGGcccagaagaagaaatgaatggtCGTGGAGGACATCCAGCGACGGGATGTGTGCCAGCACCAGCGGGCCACTCCTTCTTCTCTATCCCCCCCCTACCCTGGAACATCTTCTCTGAGGCATAGCTCTCTACTAAAGGACTGGCTTATGCTGATTAAAACCCATCGCAAAAGTTTCCgcaggaaaaaagaacaatgtggCATTGTCACCTACCTGAATCACATGACGGTGCCTCTTCTGTTAAGTTTAAGTTGGAAAATGGTTTAGAACTGTATCTTGATCTTAAAGCCACAAATTTGATTGGAAAGAAAGCTGCTGGtaactaataaaaaataaatgtcttggaaaaaattgaaattggcTCTTCTTGGTCTTTGCTTGTTAGCAGGTGAGTGTAGGTTGACTGTCTCGTTGCGAGCCTGTCCATCCTGCTTTGCAGCTGTCGTTTTGACCGTGCTCTCCGTGTCCGGTGATGCACTTGTCATCCAATCGCCTCGATAGCAGTTGTGCAGCCGCAGCCAATAGCACCCCTTATTTCTCAGTCTGACAGCAGCGAGCTCGAGCgcagccctccctctctcctggctCGATATAAAAATCCGGTGCCGACCACAGTCTGTCTTTTTCCCTCAGCTCCAAATCAGGGGACGTCTTGGTGGGCACAGGTTGGTGACCTTTTTCTAAACTTGAAGCtaaaagaaatgtgttcacTCGGAAAAGCAGCTGAAATTGTAGTGACGACGTTACAATAGGAATCTGCTTATTTTGACCTTGGAAAAAACGAATCCAGTGTACTGACCAGATCCTTGTTTGCTATTCCATCTGAGTTAAATTGCACCAAAATAGAAAGGGAATAAAGCAAGCTCACCTTTTGTTGGTCGTCCAACAGTGTAATCGGGTGTGATGATCAATTCGGCTTTGTCTTAATCCTCCTGGATGTTTTCCCTTTGACAAACTGGTACAGTTATTAAGAGTAGCTAGATATACCCCCCTCTTTCTGCCAGTCATAGTTCTCTTGCTCCTCTCGTGAACGCGCATCCCTTCCCGAGTGCACGTCGTGCACGCCCGCAGCAGTTTGATAACATGGCGGCTCTGCGCTGCCGGCGCAACATGGAGGCTGAGTCACCGGCGCCCAGCACATGGGGCCGGCTCGACCCGTCGCGACTTGCGGGCCCGTGAACTCACCAGTGGAATATGATAGATTTAAGAAGAAGCTAGTTTAATGCCCTTGTCCATGTGGAAGTTGCCAAACTCAGATCGAACACAAATATCCGCATTATGACTATAGTGCTGCGTTCACGGCGCGTCATGAGAATTGGGATAATATTTGGTGGTTAATTAGCTCAGGGGGTTTATGCGGTAACCTTTTTAGTTTTGACGCAACCGTTTTCTGTGGAGCACTTGTAGCCGTTCTGCTAACGGTCCTATAGATTGCGTGGGAGTATTTTATCTGAACATACGTCGAGAAGCTGAGTGAACGGTTTTCTTTTGGACTTtgcttgtgtgtatatatacggGTTTGAATGACATGACTTGAACGCCTCTTCGGGCTCTGCTTCGTTATAATGGTTCACTATGACGTAATAAAGgtattctaaataaaaatacGAAGCCTGCTCTGaaatttacattaaataaattaatttaaatatcCCAACCATGGTGTTTACTCCTTTGAAGTGGCCTGACGTCAGCACCTCAGCTCACCGGATGGGGCAACtgtaaacacctttttttttttaaaaatattttaacacaCTATAACTTATTCCCCCCCGCGTGTCGTTTTTGTAACCAGTAAAACCAAACATGGGAAAGGAAAAGATCCACATCAACATCGTGGTCATTGGCCATGTCGACTCCGGCAAGTCCACCACCACCGGCCACCTGATCTACAAGTGCGGCGGCATCGACAAGAGGACCATCGAGAAGTTCGAGAAGGAAGCCGCCGAGGTATTTATATGAACATAATATGAATACGTCATTTTATAAATGACAATGAAACCACCCAGCCACAGACAGTCTATGTTCATTATTAGTTGTGGGGGAAACGGGTGTGGCGCAAACTGCTCATCGAGATGAGCCGGTTCACACTGCCCCCTACCGTCGGAAGGTCTGTACTGTGCCCATCACTGCAGagaatatatagatatagatcttAAACTGCTAAACATATATTATTGTTCTCATTAAATATAAAAGTTTATatgatgtcatattttatttttaccaagCCTCAAAAGCATCTATGTTCCATGACGCCACTACCATATTCCCCTGAGTTTTATAGACATTAGAAAATATGGCTGTATTATTGCAGTTAAATAAGTCATAAACCCATAAGTAGCAACCATTTTGATCATAGATCCATTTTCTTGAAGCAA from Scophthalmus maximus strain ysfricsl-2021 chromosome 22, ASM2237912v1, whole genome shotgun sequence includes the following:
- the LOC118291763 gene encoding elongation factor 1-alpha; the encoded protein is MGKEKIHINIVVIGHVDSGKSTSTGHLIYKCGGIDKRTIEKFEKEAAEMGKGSFKYAWVLDKLKAERERGITIDIALWKFETAKYYVTIIDAPGHRDFIKNMITGTSQADCAVLIVAAGVGEFEAGISKNGQTREHALLAFTLGVKQLIVGVNKMDSTEPPYSQARFEEITKEVSTYIKKIGYNPATVAFVPISGWHGDNMLEASSKMAWFKGWKVERKDGNGSGTTLLEALDAILPPSRPTDKPLRLPLQDVYKIGGIGTVPVGRVETGLLKPGMVVTFAPPCLTTEVKSVEMHHESLPEAVPGDNVGFNIKNVSVKEIRRGYVAGDSKNDPPKGADNFNAQVIILNHPGQINAGYAPVLDCHTAHIACKFRELIEKIDRRSGKKLEDAPKFVKSGDAAIVNLVPQKPMVVEPFSSYPPLGRFAVRDMRQTVAVGVIKAVEFKDVSGKTTKAAEKAQKKK